From Solidesulfovibrio carbinoliphilus subsp. oakridgensis, the proteins below share one genomic window:
- a CDS encoding AAA family ATPase, with amino-acid sequence MRISNDTSSKDDRLTAISVAGFKSISCEQTLYIAPLTILAGANSSGKSSMMQPLLLMKQTLEAPYDPGVFLLDGPNVRFTKSDQILSFDRSDISSIFKVTLHSIFGAVGTSYVGNDVNSFDIHSVEYFSSFLKKIVFEKGMTKKELEKRALQSERFSDESLSEIKYFVEIVRRCFLDIFAVSWIQGDEEIGDFFSESFFYIYNMIKISKNIIHLPGLRGNPERTYRTSNVGRSYPGTFENYVASIIYYWQQKNQEHIQIIGRYLEALSLTTGVFATSIDATQVEIKVGRLPKSTKSDTADLVNIADVGVGVSQTLPVLVALLAAEPGQIVYIEQPEIHLHPLAQYRLAAVIAEASKRGVLVIIETHSDILIRGVQTLVAEGNLDPAIVKLHWFSRSPEDGSTTVTCAELDENGAFGDWPQDFDMTALNAEKAYLDAVETRLSRDGK; translated from the coding sequence ATGCGAATTTCAAATGACACTTCCTCTAAAGACGACCGTCTGACAGCCATTTCCGTGGCCGGGTTCAAGTCGATCAGCTGCGAGCAGACGCTGTATATCGCGCCGCTCACGATCTTGGCCGGGGCCAACAGTTCGGGCAAGTCAAGCATGATGCAGCCGCTTTTGCTGATGAAGCAGACGTTGGAAGCGCCGTACGATCCGGGTGTATTTTTATTGGATGGGCCGAATGTGAGGTTTACGAAATCTGATCAGATTTTGTCATTTGATCGAAGCGATATCTCCAGTATCTTTAAAGTTACGTTGCATTCGATATTTGGAGCCGTAGGAACATCGTATGTCGGGAACGATGTTAATAGTTTTGACATACACTCTGTCGAATATTTCTCTAGTTTTTTAAAAAAAATAGTTTTTGAAAAAGGAATGACCAAAAAAGAATTAGAGAAAAGAGCCTTACAGTCTGAACGATTTTCTGATGAAAGTTTGTCAGAAATTAAGTATTTTGTTGAAATAGTGCGAAGGTGTTTTTTGGATATATTTGCTGTCAGCTGGATTCAAGGGGATGAAGAAATCGGAGACTTTTTTTCTGAATCATTTTTTTATATTTATAATATGATTAAAATTTCAAAAAATATCATTCACCTTCCAGGGTTGCGAGGAAACCCAGAAAGAACGTATAGGACTTCAAATGTTGGTAGAAGTTATCCAGGAACATTTGAAAACTACGTTGCCAGTATAATTTATTACTGGCAGCAAAAGAATCAGGAACATATACAGATAATTGGCCGATATTTAGAAGCTCTTTCTCTTACCACTGGTGTGTTTGCTACTTCGATTGATGCCACTCAAGTGGAAATAAAAGTCGGACGTCTTCCAAAAAGTACAAAGTCTGACACAGCAGACCTTGTCAACATCGCCGACGTCGGCGTCGGCGTCTCACAAACCTTACCTGTTCTGGTGGCTCTCCTTGCCGCCGAACCCGGACAGATCGTCTACATCGAACAGCCGGAAATCCACCTTCACCCCCTTGCGCAATACAGGCTCGCCGCCGTTATTGCCGAAGCTTCCAAACGCGGCGTCCTCGTCATCATCGAAACCCATTCCGACATTCTCATTCGCGGGGTGCAAACGTTGGTGGCCGAGGGCAACCTCGATCCGGCCATCGTCAAATTGCACTGGTTCTCCCGCAGCCCCGAAGACGGCTCCACCACGGTCACCTGCGCCGAACTCGACGAGAACGGCGCGTTCGGCGACTGGCCCCAGGACTTCGACATGACCGCGCTCAATGCCGAGAAGGCCTACCTCGACGCCGTGGAGACAAGGCTTTCTCGCGATGGGAAATAA
- a CDS encoding YifB family Mg chelatase-like AAA ATPase: MSLSTISTAALLGIEAYPVTLEVDLARQGLPSFTMVGLAEGAVRESKERVFAALRNAGLKLPPARITVNLAPADVRKEGSAYDLPLAMALLAAVGVLPAEAVAGFFMAGELSLSGELKPVPGILPLAARARRAGARGLLVPEANAAEAAVVEGLAVYAVGTLAQALRFFTGEEGLSPAMAPSFAAAGQEAAFAEDFSEVKGQAHAKRAVEIAAAGGHNLLFIGPPGSGKTMLAKRIPTVLPPLGFDEALEVTTIYSVAGRLDGAGLLTARPFRSPHHTISDAGLIGGGSYPRPGEVSMAHRGVLFLDELPEFKKSVLEVLRQPLEDGRVTIARAAMSLSYPADVMLVAAMNPCPCGYLGDERHACSCGEAEVRRYRSRLSGPLLDRIDLQVEVPAVPYKELRAEASAVTSAVMRERVLAARAVQAARYGGLPFSVNSKLSGRSLSQFCAVTGEGHAFLDGAVRRLGLSARAHTRILRIARTIADLDATPDVRVEHLAEAVNLRNLDRQRLA; this comes from the coding sequence GGGGGCGGTGCGCGAGAGCAAGGAGCGGGTTTTTGCCGCCCTTCGAAACGCGGGCCTGAAACTTCCCCCGGCCCGCATCACCGTCAATCTGGCCCCGGCCGATGTCCGCAAGGAGGGCTCGGCCTACGACCTGCCCCTGGCCATGGCCCTGCTGGCCGCGGTGGGCGTCCTGCCGGCCGAGGCCGTGGCCGGGTTTTTCATGGCCGGCGAACTGTCGCTCTCGGGCGAACTCAAACCCGTGCCCGGCATCCTGCCCCTGGCGGCCCGGGCCAGGCGGGCCGGAGCGCGAGGGCTGCTCGTGCCCGAGGCCAACGCGGCCGAGGCGGCCGTGGTCGAGGGCCTCGCCGTGTACGCGGTGGGGACCCTGGCCCAGGCCTTGCGCTTTTTCACGGGCGAGGAGGGGCTTTCCCCGGCCATGGCCCCGTCCTTTGCGGCGGCCGGCCAGGAGGCGGCCTTTGCCGAGGATTTCAGCGAGGTCAAAGGCCAGGCCCACGCCAAGCGGGCGGTCGAGATCGCGGCCGCCGGCGGCCACAACCTCCTTTTTATCGGCCCGCCCGGCTCGGGCAAGACCATGCTGGCCAAGCGCATCCCGACCGTCCTGCCGCCGCTTGGCTTCGACGAGGCGCTCGAGGTCACGACCATCTATTCCGTGGCCGGCCGGCTGGACGGAGCCGGGCTTTTGACGGCCCGGCCGTTTCGAAGCCCGCACCACACCATTTCCGACGCCGGCCTGATCGGCGGCGGCTCCTATCCCCGGCCCGGGGAGGTGTCCATGGCCCACCGGGGGGTGCTTTTTCTGGACGAGCTGCCGGAATTCAAGAAATCGGTGCTGGAAGTCCTGCGCCAGCCCCTGGAGGACGGCCGGGTGACCATCGCCCGGGCGGCCATGTCCTTGTCCTACCCGGCGGACGTGATGCTGGTCGCGGCCATGAACCCCTGCCCGTGCGGCTACCTCGGCGACGAGCGCCACGCCTGCTCCTGCGGCGAGGCCGAGGTCCGGCGGTACCGGTCGCGGCTGTCCGGGCCGCTTCTGGACCGCATCGACTTGCAGGTGGAGGTGCCGGCCGTGCCGTACAAGGAACTGCGGGCCGAGGCCTCGGCCGTGACCTCGGCGGTCATGCGGGAGCGGGTGCTGGCGGCCCGGGCCGTGCAGGCCGCCCGCTACGGCGGGCTGCCGTTTTCGGTCAACAGCAAGCTTTCGGGCCGGTCCTTGTCACAGTTTTGCGCCGTGACCGGCGAAGGCCACGCCTTCCTCGACGGCGCGGTGAGACGGCTCGGCCTCTCGGCCCGGGCCCACACGCGGATTTTGCGCATCGCCCGCACCATCGCCGACCTCGACGCCACGCCCGACGTCCGGGTCGAGCATCTGGCCGAAGCCGTCAATCTACGCAATCTGGACCGGCAGCGGCTGGCGTAA